One genomic segment of Micromonospora sp. WMMC415 includes these proteins:
- the eccCa gene encoding type VII secretion protein EccCa, translated as MSTVVIKRPPRRPAPEIPVGELPVEAPPEIPPVTGGRWQQLLMVLPMLGGSVAMAMMFGRGGGAYSYVVGGMFGLSSLAMLVTSWGSASGSPKKSEMMAARREYLRHLTGLRRRVRETAGRQRAGLYYRHPDPGRLWSTVDSHRVWERRPTDPDFAVVRVAVGPQTLATPLVPPVTRPLEELEPMTAGALRRFLDAYSVVPDLPVALSLRSFARVHVRDTAAGPGGSPAAAQALARAMLTQLAVFHAPDELLVAVCAAPERRPAWEWVKWLPHAHHPTRTDALGPVRLVTSSAVELEGRLDEVLGSRSRFSPAGPATDGPHVVVVLDGGDLTGAADLTGESGIDAVTVIDLDTPPPRLLDRYALLLELRAGRLHSHSADGHAEVGVADRLDLTDAEAVARRLAPMRLATAVHGGDAAPGSDLGLLDLLGLGDAESFTAEQGWAPRPPRDRLRVPIGVGADGGTVELDLKESAQDGMGPHGLLIGATGSGKSELLRTLVLGLAATHSSEQLNFVLVDFKGGATFASFDRLPHTAAVITNLADALPLVDRMVDAINGELVRRQELLRRAGNFAGVRDYERARAAGTPLAPLPSLLLVCDEFSELLSAKPDFIDLFVQIGRLGRSLGVHLLLASQRLEEGRLRGLDTHLSYRIGLRTFSALESRTVLGVPDAYELPRSPGHGYLRSGTDPLVRFKAAYVSGAVRRRGAAPGGDAAEGSRVLAFTSHLVPVPEPVGPPALPAAEEQGGTTLLELLVGRLAGQGPPAHQVWLPPLGPAPALDELAGPATVDPARGLTVGNPELHGALQVPVAVVDRPFEQRRDLLWLALDGAAGHVAVVGAPQSGKSTALRTLIAALALTHTPAEVQIYCLDFGGGGLAALRELPHVGGVAGRADPTAVRRTVGEVTTLLADRERRFADLGVESMAAWRQRRAALAGTAQPAADPFGDVFLVVDGWATLRGEYDDLEPSITDLATRGLSYGVHVVATAVRWLDFRPVIRDLFGSRLELRLGDPSDSLIARRAAANVPEKTPGRGVTAEGLHFLTGLPQLATGTDTADLVKRVAAAWRGPAAPPVRLLPPVLPYADLDLAATTGLRIPVGVAEADLRPVVVDFAAEPHFVVFGDAECGKSSFLRALATSIMARFTPEQARVILVDYRRSLFDLTEAVHVIGYGTAAAHTTELLESAAGYLQARAPGPEVTPAQLRERSWWSGPELFVLVDDYDLVASGPANPLRALEEHLPHARDVGLHLVLARRTGGAGRAQYEPVAQRLRELSTAGLVMAGSPEEGALVGPVRPGPLPPGRGRLVTRREGVRLVQLAHLPPP; from the coding sequence GTGTCCACTGTCGTCATCAAGCGGCCACCCCGCCGCCCGGCACCGGAGATTCCGGTCGGTGAACTGCCGGTGGAGGCACCTCCGGAGATCCCGCCGGTCACCGGCGGGCGCTGGCAGCAGCTGCTCATGGTGCTGCCGATGCTGGGTGGCTCGGTGGCGATGGCGATGATGTTCGGCCGCGGCGGCGGCGCGTACTCGTACGTCGTCGGCGGGATGTTCGGGCTGTCGTCGCTGGCGATGCTGGTGACCTCCTGGGGCAGCGCCTCCGGCAGCCCGAAGAAGTCGGAGATGATGGCCGCCCGGCGGGAGTACCTGCGGCACCTCACCGGGCTGCGCCGGCGGGTACGGGAGACCGCCGGACGGCAGCGGGCCGGGCTCTACTACCGGCACCCGGATCCCGGCCGGCTCTGGTCGACAGTCGACAGCCACCGGGTCTGGGAGCGGCGGCCCACCGATCCCGACTTCGCGGTGGTACGCGTCGCCGTCGGTCCGCAGACCCTGGCCACCCCGCTGGTCCCCCCGGTCACCCGGCCGTTGGAGGAGCTGGAACCGATGACCGCCGGCGCGCTGCGCCGGTTCCTGGACGCGTACTCGGTCGTGCCCGACCTGCCGGTGGCCCTGTCGCTGCGCAGCTTCGCCCGGGTCCACGTCCGTGACACGGCCGCCGGGCCCGGCGGTTCGCCCGCCGCCGCCCAGGCGCTGGCCCGGGCGATGCTCACCCAGCTCGCCGTCTTCCACGCCCCCGACGAGCTGCTGGTCGCGGTGTGCGCGGCCCCCGAGCGGCGGCCCGCCTGGGAGTGGGTCAAGTGGCTACCGCACGCCCACCACCCCACCCGCACCGACGCGCTCGGCCCGGTCCGGCTGGTGACCAGCTCGGCCGTCGAGCTGGAGGGCCGGCTCGACGAGGTGCTGGGCAGCCGCTCCCGGTTCAGCCCGGCCGGCCCGGCCACCGACGGCCCCCACGTGGTCGTGGTGCTCGACGGCGGCGACCTGACCGGCGCGGCCGACCTGACCGGAGAGAGCGGCATCGACGCGGTCACGGTCATCGACCTGGACACGCCGCCCCCGCGCCTGCTGGACCGGTACGCCCTGCTGCTGGAGCTGCGGGCGGGCCGGCTGCACTCGCACTCCGCCGACGGGCACGCCGAGGTCGGCGTGGCCGACCGGCTCGACCTGACCGACGCCGAGGCGGTGGCCCGCCGGCTGGCACCGATGCGGCTGGCCACCGCCGTGCACGGCGGCGACGCGGCACCGGGTTCCGACCTCGGCCTGCTCGACCTGCTCGGCCTGGGCGACGCGGAGAGCTTCACCGCCGAGCAGGGCTGGGCGCCCCGCCCACCGCGCGACCGGCTGCGGGTGCCGATCGGGGTCGGCGCCGACGGCGGCACGGTGGAGCTGGACCTGAAGGAGTCGGCGCAGGACGGGATGGGCCCGCACGGGCTGCTCATCGGCGCCACCGGCTCGGGCAAGTCCGAGCTGCTCCGGACGCTGGTGCTCGGGCTGGCCGCCACGCACAGCTCGGAGCAGCTCAACTTCGTGCTGGTCGACTTCAAGGGCGGCGCCACCTTCGCCTCGTTCGACCGGCTGCCCCACACGGCGGCGGTCATCACCAACCTGGCCGACGCGCTGCCGCTGGTCGACCGGATGGTCGACGCGATCAACGGCGAGCTGGTCCGCCGGCAGGAGTTGCTGCGCCGCGCCGGCAACTTCGCCGGCGTACGCGACTACGAGCGGGCCCGGGCCGCCGGCACCCCGCTCGCCCCGCTGCCGTCGCTGCTGCTGGTCTGCGACGAGTTCTCCGAGCTGCTGTCGGCGAAGCCCGACTTCATCGACCTGTTCGTCCAGATCGGCCGGTTGGGCCGGTCCCTCGGCGTGCACCTGCTGCTGGCGTCGCAGCGGCTGGAGGAGGGCCGGCTGCGCGGGCTGGACACGCACCTGTCGTACCGGATCGGGTTGCGGACCTTCTCGGCGCTGGAGTCCCGGACGGTGCTCGGGGTGCCGGACGCGTACGAGCTGCCGCGCTCTCCCGGGCACGGGTACCTGCGTTCCGGCACCGACCCGCTGGTCCGCTTCAAGGCCGCGTACGTCTCCGGGGCGGTACGCCGACGCGGCGCGGCGCCGGGCGGGGACGCGGCCGAGGGGTCCCGCGTGCTCGCGTTCACCTCCCACCTCGTCCCGGTGCCGGAGCCGGTCGGTCCGCCCGCCCTGCCGGCGGCCGAGGAGCAGGGCGGCACGACCCTGCTGGAGCTGCTGGTCGGCCGCCTGGCCGGGCAGGGCCCGCCGGCGCACCAGGTCTGGCTCCCCCCGCTCGGCCCGGCGCCGGCGCTGGACGAGTTGGCCGGCCCGGCCACCGTCGATCCGGCACGCGGTCTCACCGTCGGCAATCCGGAGCTGCACGGCGCGCTCCAGGTGCCGGTGGCCGTCGTCGACCGGCCGTTCGAGCAGCGGCGGGACCTGCTGTGGCTCGCGCTCGACGGGGCGGCCGGGCACGTCGCCGTGGTGGGCGCGCCGCAGAGCGGCAAGTCGACGGCGCTGCGCACGCTGATCGCCGCGCTGGCGCTCACCCACACGCCCGCCGAGGTCCAGATCTACTGCCTCGACTTCGGCGGCGGGGGCCTGGCGGCGCTGCGGGAGCTGCCGCACGTCGGTGGGGTGGCCGGCCGTGCGGACCCGACGGCCGTCCGGCGCACGGTCGGCGAGGTCACCACCCTGCTGGCCGATCGGGAACGCCGCTTCGCCGACCTCGGGGTGGAGTCGATGGCGGCCTGGCGGCAGCGGCGCGCCGCCCTGGCCGGCACCGCCCAGCCGGCCGCCGATCCGTTCGGCGACGTGTTCCTCGTGGTGGACGGCTGGGCCACGCTGCGCGGCGAGTACGACGACCTGGAGCCGTCGATCACCGACCTCGCCACCCGCGGGCTGTCGTACGGGGTGCACGTGGTGGCGACCGCCGTCCGCTGGCTGGACTTCCGGCCGGTGATCCGGGACCTGTTCGGCTCCCGGCTGGAGCTGCGCCTCGGCGACCCGTCGGATTCGTTGATCGCCCGCCGCGCGGCGGCGAACGTGCCGGAGAAGACACCGGGCCGGGGCGTCACCGCCGAGGGCCTGCACTTCCTCACCGGCCTGCCGCAGCTCGCCACGGGCACGGACACCGCCGACCTGGTCAAGCGGGTCGCCGCCGCCTGGCGCGGCCCGGCCGCCCCGCCGGTCCGGCTGCTGCCGCCGGTGCTGCCGTACGCCGACCTGGACCTCGCCGCGACCACCGGGCTGCGGATCCCGGTCGGTGTCGCCGAGGCCGACCTGCGCCCGGTGGTGGTGGACTTCGCGGCCGAGCCGCACTTCGTGGTCTTCGGCGACGCGGAGTGCGGCAAGTCGTCGTTCCTGCGCGCGCTGGCCACCTCGATCATGGCCCGTTTCACCCCGGAGCAGGCCCGGGTGATCCTGGTCGACTACCGGCGCAGCCTGTTCGACCTGACCGAGGCGGTGCACGTCATCGGCTACGGCACCGCCGCCGCCCACACCACCGAGCTGCTGGAGTCGGCCGCGGGCTATCTCCAGGCCCGGGCGCCGGGGCCGGAGGTCACGCCGGCCCAGTTGCGGGAGCGGTCCTGGTGGTCCGGTCCCGAGCTGTTCGTGCTGGTCGACGACTACGACCTGGTCGCCAGCGGCCCGGCGAACCCGCTGCGGGCCCTGGAGGAGCACCTGCCGCACGCGCGGGACGTGGGCCTGCACCTGGTCCTCGCCCGCCGGACGGGCGGTGCCGGTCGGGCACAGTACGAGCCGGTGGCGCAACGGCTGCGGGAGCTGTCCACGGCCGGGCTGGTGATGGCGGGCAGCCCGGAGGAGGGTGCGCTCGTCGGCCCGGTGCGGCCCGGACCGCTGCCGCCGGGACGGGGGCGGCTGGTCACCCGACGGGAGGGCGTACGCCTGGTCCAGTTGGCGCATCTGCCGCCGCCGTGA
- the eccD gene encoding type VII secretion integral membrane protein EccD, with protein sequence MTIGLARVTINAPQRRLDVALPEQVPLAELLPEVLRHAGEGLADDGERHGGWVLRRSDGAALATAQALLPQGVRDGEVLHLVPARAQWPELEYDDVVEAIADGARRRGGAWSPAATRVAALAGAAVPLAVGLLAVLAGGPGHPAGWPAAAMVALLLTLAGTAAARAYADGAAGATLGGYALPYAAAAGALAVSSGDPVGVVPGLRWLGVPELLAGATALLLVSVLALAGVAARVRVFVAGAVVGLAGAVTAIGGMVLDPAGAAAVLLCVLVFAVGAIPLLAIRLGKVPLPPITLPTGDPGGGLDRVRDLPDRERVHAAVARTDEMLTGMLVGHAVLAGLAAVLLGLTGGVAGWVLVGVAATVLLLRARLFVAVRHRVPAVVAGLAGYAVLGTVLADRSGPGGLLALTLGGLALALVAVAAGTTYARRPVSPYVGRTADLADTALVVSVVPVACAVLDLYEQARGLLG encoded by the coding sequence ATGACTATCGGGTTGGCCCGGGTCACCATCAACGCTCCCCAGCGGCGGCTCGACGTGGCCCTGCCGGAGCAGGTGCCGCTGGCCGAGCTGCTGCCCGAGGTGCTGCGCCACGCGGGCGAAGGGCTCGCCGACGACGGCGAGCGGCACGGCGGCTGGGTGCTGCGGCGCAGCGACGGCGCGGCGCTCGCCACCGCCCAGGCCCTGCTTCCCCAGGGCGTCCGCGACGGCGAGGTGCTGCACCTGGTGCCGGCCCGCGCCCAGTGGCCGGAACTGGAGTACGACGACGTCGTCGAGGCGATCGCCGACGGGGCGCGGCGGCGTGGCGGCGCCTGGTCCCCGGCTGCCACCCGGGTCGCCGCCCTGGCCGGCGCGGCGGTGCCGCTGGCCGTCGGCCTGCTCGCCGTGCTCGCGGGCGGTCCCGGTCACCCCGCCGGCTGGCCCGCCGCCGCCATGGTGGCCCTACTGCTCACCCTCGCCGGCACGGCGGCCGCGCGGGCGTACGCGGACGGTGCGGCCGGCGCCACCCTCGGCGGGTACGCGCTGCCGTACGCCGCGGCGGCCGGCGCCCTCGCGGTCAGCAGCGGGGACCCGGTCGGCGTCGTGCCGGGGCTGCGGTGGCTCGGCGTACCCGAACTGCTCGCCGGCGCGACGGCGCTGCTGCTCGTCTCGGTGCTCGCCCTGGCCGGCGTGGCGGCCCGGGTCCGGGTCTTCGTCGCCGGCGCGGTGGTGGGGCTCGCCGGGGCGGTCACCGCGATCGGGGGGATGGTGCTGGACCCGGCCGGCGCCGCGGCGGTCCTGCTCTGCGTGCTCGTCTTCGCGGTCGGCGCGATACCGCTGCTGGCGATCCGGCTCGGGAAGGTGCCGCTGCCGCCGATCACCCTGCCGACCGGCGATCCGGGCGGCGGCCTCGACCGGGTGCGCGACCTGCCGGACCGCGAACGGGTCCACGCGGCGGTGGCCCGCACTGACGAGATGCTCACCGGGATGCTCGTCGGGCACGCCGTGCTGGCCGGCCTCGCCGCCGTGCTGCTCGGGCTCACCGGCGGTGTCGCCGGTTGGGTGCTGGTCGGCGTCGCCGCGACCGTGCTGCTGCTGCGGGCCCGGCTGTTCGTGGCCGTCCGGCACCGGGTGCCGGCGGTGGTCGCCGGGCTCGCCGGTTACGCCGTGCTCGGCACCGTGCTCGCCGACCGGTCGGGCCCCGGGGGCCTGCTCGCGCTGACCCTCGGCGGACTGGCGCTGGCCCTGGTCGCGGTCGCGGCGGGCACCACGTACGCGCGGCGGCCGGTCTCCCCGTACGTCGGCCGGACCGCCGATCTCGCCGACACCGCCCTGGTGGTCTCCGTCGTCCCGGTCGCCTGCGCGGTGCTCGACCTGTACGAACAGGCCCGGGGGCTGCTCGGCTGA
- a CDS encoding inorganic diphosphatase, with translation MDFDVTVEIPKGHRNKYEVDHATGRIRLDRTLFTSTQYPADYGFIEGTLGEDGDPLDALVLVPEPTFPGCLIRCRTIGMFRMTDEKGGDDKVLCVPYEDPRQEHLRDIHHLGEFDRLEIQHFFEVYKDLEPGKSVEGATWVGRQEAEAEIAASYRRAQEAAERGESTH, from the coding sequence ATGGATTTCGACGTCACGGTTGAGATCCCCAAGGGTCACCGCAACAAGTACGAGGTCGACCACGCGACCGGCCGGATCCGGCTGGACCGCACCCTCTTCACCTCCACGCAGTACCCGGCCGACTACGGCTTCATCGAGGGCACTCTCGGTGAGGACGGCGACCCGCTGGACGCGCTGGTGCTGGTCCCCGAGCCCACCTTCCCGGGCTGCCTCATCCGCTGCCGCACCATCGGCATGTTCCGGATGACCGACGAGAAGGGCGGCGACGACAAGGTCCTCTGCGTGCCCTACGAGGACCCGCGCCAGGAGCACCTGCGCGACATCCACCACCTGGGCGAGTTCGACCGGCTGGAGATCCAGCACTTCTTCGAGGTGTACAAGGACCTGGAGCCCGGCAAGTCCGTCGAGGGTGCGACCTGGGTCGGCCGCCAGGAGGCGGAGGCGGAGATCGCCGCCTCGTACCGGCGCGCCCAGGAGGCCGCCGAGCGCGGCGAGTCCACGCACTGA
- the dacB gene encoding D-alanyl-D-alanine carboxypeptidase/D-alanyl-D-alanine-endopeptidase, whose amino-acid sequence MLATVLVLVLALVGVVVVRPGPVAEWLGDEPAGDRVATETPEPAPAAVLAAADANAPLPTAAGIRAEIDSLVGAAALGDRVNVSVTDVATGESLYGRGADDGTVPASVTKLVTGVTVLAARGPGYRIPTRAVAGPNPGEVVLVGGGDPTLAVDKNGFYPGAARLDDLAAQVKQALGGTSPTKLTIDSSLYTGPVHEPGWDDDIPTGGYGGSITALMTDGARSDVPRAKKDHDNGDHAAERVSQPDLAAGRAFARLLGIPTGAVKRGKAPTAGADATAGAPGSELGVVHSLPMVRLVDLMISDSDNIVAEALARQVALARNESASFAGAAKAMDAVAAELGLPADELSLADGSGLSRTNRISPSLLTDLITLAGNGTRPELAAIFGGLPVAAWSGTLADRYAGAAAKAGAGVVRAKTGTLSGVHAIAGVVTTVDGRLLGFAVLTDRTPDGQEGPRAALDRIAAALAGCGCR is encoded by the coding sequence GTGCTGGCCACGGTGCTGGTTCTCGTCCTGGCCCTGGTGGGCGTCGTCGTGGTCCGCCCGGGTCCGGTGGCGGAGTGGCTGGGCGACGAGCCGGCCGGCGACCGGGTCGCCACGGAGACGCCGGAGCCGGCGCCCGCGGCGGTGCTGGCCGCCGCCGACGCGAACGCGCCGCTGCCCACCGCCGCCGGGATACGCGCCGAGATCGACTCGCTGGTCGGCGCCGCCGCGCTCGGCGATCGGGTGAACGTGTCGGTGACCGACGTCGCCACCGGCGAGTCGCTCTACGGCCGGGGCGCGGACGACGGCACGGTGCCGGCGTCGGTGACGAAGCTGGTCACCGGGGTGACCGTGCTCGCCGCGCGCGGCCCCGGGTACCGGATCCCCACCCGGGCGGTCGCCGGCCCGAACCCGGGCGAGGTGGTGCTCGTCGGCGGCGGCGATCCGACCCTCGCCGTCGACAAGAACGGCTTCTACCCCGGCGCGGCCCGGCTGGACGACCTGGCCGCGCAGGTGAAGCAGGCCCTCGGCGGCACCAGCCCCACGAAGCTGACCATCGACTCGTCGCTCTACACGGGCCCGGTGCACGAGCCCGGCTGGGACGACGACATCCCGACCGGCGGCTACGGCGGGTCGATCACCGCGCTGATGACCGACGGTGCGCGCAGCGACGTGCCGCGGGCGAAGAAGGACCACGACAACGGCGACCACGCCGCCGAGCGGGTGAGCCAGCCGGACCTCGCCGCCGGCCGCGCCTTCGCCCGGCTGCTGGGCATACCGACCGGCGCCGTGAAGCGCGGCAAGGCGCCGACGGCCGGGGCGGACGCGACGGCCGGCGCGCCGGGCAGCGAGCTGGGCGTCGTGCACTCGCTGCCGATGGTGCGACTGGTCGATCTCATGATCAGTGACAGCGACAACATCGTCGCGGAGGCGCTGGCCCGCCAGGTCGCCCTGGCCCGGAACGAGTCGGCCTCGTTCGCGGGGGCGGCGAAGGCGATGGACGCGGTGGCCGCCGAGCTGGGCCTGCCGGCCGACGAACTCTCCCTCGCCGACGGCAGCGGCCTGTCCCGGACCAACCGGATCAGCCCGTCGCTGCTCACCGACCTGATCACCCTCGCCGGCAACGGCACCCGCCCCGAGCTGGCCGCGATCTTCGGCGGCCTGCCGGTCGCCGCCTGGTCCGGCACGCTCGCCGACCGGTACGCGGGCGCGGCGGCGAAGGCCGGTGCCGGCGTGGTCCGCGCCAAGACCGGAACCCTGAGCGGGGTGCACGCGATCGCGGGCGTGGTGACCACCGTCGACGGCCGGCTGCTGGGCTTCGCCGTGCTCACCGACCGGACGCCGGACGGGCAGGAGGGGCCCCGCGCCGCCCTCGACCGCATCGCCGCCGCCCTCGCCGGCTGCGGCTGCCGTTAG
- a CDS encoding zinc-dependent metalloprotease — translation MAQFVDWDLAAATAGALGKSGPRVSYAEATEVVGDLRRLTDEAAGHVADYTGLRSQVSHPPVRVVDRRDWAATNIAGLREVIGPLVSRLTKDKQPGALTEAVGSRVTGVQAGTVLAYLSGRVLGQYEVFSADPGQLLLVAPNIVEVERKLGADPRDFRLWVCLHEVTHRTQFTAVPWMRAYFLSEVQAFVDASSAGGDNLLERLRRGVATLSDAVKDPESRTSVLDLVQTPAQKAVLDRLTALMTLLEGHAEFVMDGVGPQVIPSVERIRASFNRRREAGNPLEKAIRRLLGVDVKMRQYAEGRKFVHGVVDRVGMEGFNRIFASPLTLPRLEELGDPDAWVGRVHGPAGPLPAAG, via the coding sequence ATGGCGCAGTTCGTGGACTGGGATCTGGCCGCCGCGACGGCGGGGGCGCTGGGCAAGTCGGGCCCACGCGTGTCGTACGCGGAGGCCACCGAGGTGGTCGGCGATCTGCGGCGGTTGACCGACGAGGCGGCCGGGCACGTCGCCGACTACACCGGGCTGCGGTCGCAGGTGTCGCACCCGCCGGTGCGGGTGGTCGACCGCCGCGACTGGGCGGCGACCAACATCGCCGGGCTGCGCGAGGTCATCGGCCCGCTGGTCAGCCGGCTCACCAAGGACAAGCAGCCCGGCGCGCTGACCGAGGCGGTCGGCTCGCGCGTCACGGGTGTGCAGGCCGGGACGGTGCTGGCGTACCTGTCCGGCCGGGTCCTCGGCCAGTACGAGGTGTTCTCCGCCGACCCGGGTCAGCTGCTCCTGGTCGCGCCGAACATCGTCGAGGTCGAGCGGAAGCTGGGCGCCGACCCCCGCGACTTCCGGCTCTGGGTCTGCCTGCACGAGGTCACCCACCGGACGCAGTTCACGGCCGTGCCCTGGATGCGGGCGTACTTCCTCAGCGAGGTGCAGGCGTTCGTCGACGCGTCCTCGGCCGGCGGCGACAACCTGCTGGAGCGGCTGCGCCGGGGCGTCGCCACGCTCTCCGATGCGGTGAAGGACCCGGAGAGCCGCACCAGCGTGCTCGACCTCGTCCAGACCCCGGCTCAGAAGGCCGTGCTGGACCGGCTGACCGCGCTGATGACGCTGCTGGAGGGGCACGCCGAGTTCGTGATGGACGGTGTCGGCCCGCAGGTGATCCCGAGCGTGGAGCGCATCCGGGCTTCGTTCAACCGTCGCCGGGAGGCCGGCAACCCGCTGGAGAAGGCGATCCGCCGCCTGCTCGGTGTCGACGTCAAGATGCGTCAGTACGCCGAGGGCCGCAAGTTCGTGCACGGTGTGGTCGACCGGGTCGGTATGGAGGGCTTCAACCGAATCTTCGCCTCGCCGCTCACCCTGCCCCGGCTGGAGGAACTGGGCGACCCGGACGCCTGGGTGGGCCGGGTGCACGGGCCGGCCGGCCCGCTGCCGGCCGCCGGCTGA
- the tilS gene encoding tRNA lysidine(34) synthetase TilS, with protein sequence MAALAPPVAAIRVAVRRALTGLPGSGPVLVACSGGADSLALAAATAFVAPRLGRTAGLVTVDHGLQAGSAERAAAVAAWARETGLDPVESVRVEVAGRPGGPESAARDARYQALAEVAARHRAAALLTGHTRDDQAETVLLALARGAGPRGLAGMPAQRSLDGVPLLRPLLEVSREQTRTACAVLGLSPWEDPHNADPSYARARVRADVLPALVRALGPGVLDNLARTARLVAADNEALDDLAAGAFDTVREPGGALSVPGLAGLAPAVRSRVLHAWARELGAPPAALSYRHVAALDALVTGWRGQGAAYLPGGLRVVRRDHRLTAVGPR encoded by the coding sequence GTGGCCGCGCTGGCACCGCCGGTCGCCGCGATCCGGGTCGCCGTCCGCCGCGCGCTGACCGGCCTGCCCGGTTCCGGGCCGGTGCTGGTGGCCTGCTCGGGGGGTGCCGACTCGCTCGCGCTGGCCGCCGCCACCGCCTTCGTTGCGCCGCGGCTGGGCCGTACCGCCGGGCTGGTGACGGTCGACCACGGCCTCCAGGCGGGTTCGGCGGAGCGGGCGGCGGCGGTGGCGGCGTGGGCCCGGGAGACCGGCCTCGACCCCGTCGAGTCGGTCCGGGTCGAGGTGGCCGGGCGGCCCGGTGGCCCGGAGTCCGCCGCCCGCGACGCCCGCTACCAGGCGCTGGCCGAGGTCGCCGCCCGGCACCGCGCGGCGGCGCTGCTCACCGGGCACACCCGGGACGACCAGGCGGAGACGGTCCTGCTCGCGTTGGCCCGTGGGGCCGGCCCGCGCGGGCTGGCCGGGATGCCGGCCCAGCGGAGTCTGGACGGCGTTCCGCTGCTGCGCCCGCTGCTGGAGGTGAGCCGGGAGCAGACCCGTACGGCGTGCGCGGTGCTCGGGCTGAGCCCCTGGGAGGATCCGCACAACGCCGACCCGTCGTACGCCCGCGCCCGGGTGCGGGCCGACGTGCTGCCGGCGCTGGTCCGCGCCCTCGGGCCCGGGGTGCTGGACAACCTGGCCCGCACCGCCCGCCTGGTCGCCGCCGACAACGAGGCGCTCGACGACCTGGCCGCCGGTGCGTTCGACACGGTCCGGGAGCCGGGGGGTGCGCTGTCGGTGCCCGGGCTCGCCGGTCTCGCGCCCGCCGTCCGCAGCCGGGTGCTGCACGCGTGGGCCCGGGAGTTGGGCGCGCCGCCGGCTGCGCTGTCGTACCGGCACGTGGCCGCCCTGGACGCCCTGGTCACGGGCTGGCGCGGGCAGGGGGCGGCGTACCTGCCGGGCGGGCTGCGGGTGGTCCGCCGCGACCACCGCCTGACCGCCGTCGGTCCCCGCTGA